One window of Manihot esculenta cultivar AM560-2 chromosome 17, M.esculenta_v8, whole genome shotgun sequence genomic DNA carries:
- the LOC110604675 gene encoding MLP-like protein 28, whose protein sequence is MTLWGKLEAQFEIDAPADQFHDVFSCRPHHISNMSPHKVQGYDLLEGEWGKEGAIVCWKYLHDGSAKVAKEIVETIDDVNLLTVFKVFGGDLLKEYKSFKLTVQVTPKGKGSVVRWTLEYKKIHENIRDPYSLLELIVNFSKDVSAHLVKGQKK, encoded by the exons atgaCACTATGGGGCAAATTAGAGGCACAGTTTGAAATCGATGCTCCTGCAGATCAGTTTCATGATGTCTTCAGTTGCCGACCACACCATATATCCAATATGTCCCCTCACAAAGTTCAGGGTTATGATCTTCTTGAAGGTGAATGGGGTAAGGAAGGTGCTATTGTCTGCTGGAAATATTTGCATG ATGGGTCTGCCAAAGTGGCAAAAGAGATAGTTGAAACCATAGATGATGTGAATTTATTAACCGTCTTCAAAGTGTTCGGAGGAGATTTGTTGAAGGAATATAAGAGTTTTAAGTTGACTGTTCAAGTTACGCCTAAGGGAAAGGGCAGCGTGGTGCGCTGGACTTTAGAATACAAGAAGATCCATGAGAATATACGAGATCCTTACTCCTTGCTAGAGTTGATTGTCAACTTTAGTAAGGATGTTTCTGCTCATCTCGTGAAAGGCCAGAAGAAATGA